The proteins below are encoded in one region of Neofelis nebulosa isolate mNeoNeb1 chromosome 17, mNeoNeb1.pri, whole genome shotgun sequence:
- the PNMA8C gene encoding paraneoplastic antigen-like protein 8C — MLFGVKDIALLEHGCKALEVDSYKSLMILDIPEDCDHEEFEDIIRAPLRPLGKFEVAGKAFLEEERSKAAIIRLAEDLNYAVIPREIKGKGGLWRVVYMPRKQDIEFLTKLNLFLQSEGRTVEDMARVLRQELCPAVTGPREPPARKCRAPPGAGEKQPGAGTARADAAPPLDSTEKPSKPGDDKRGKRKHKKNRRRHHASDKL; from the coding sequence ATGCTGTTCGGGGTGAAGGACATCGCCCTGTTGGAGCACGGGTGCAAGGCTCTGGAGGTGGACAGTTACAAGTCCCTGATGATCCTGGATATCCCGGAAGACTGCGACCACGAGGAATTCGAAGACATCATACGGGCCCCCCTGAGACCTCTGGGCAAGTTCGAAGTGGCTGGGAAGGCCTTTCTGGAAGAAGAGAGGTCCAAGGCAGCCATCATCAGGCTGGCGGAGGACCTCAATTATGCCGTCATCCCCAGGGAGATCAAGGGCAAGGGCGGCCTGTGGAGGGTGGTCTACATGCCCCGGAAGCAGGACATTGAATTCCTGACCAAGCTGAACCTCTTCCTGCAGAGCGAGGGCAGGACGGTGGAGGACATGGCCcgggtcctgaggcaggaattGTGCCCCGCAGTGACGGGCCCCAGAGAGCCACCTGCCAGAAAGTGCCGCGCGCCCCCCGGGGCCGGGGAGAAGCAGCCCGGGGCTGGGACCGCCAGGGCGGATGCGGCGCCGCCTCTGGACTCCACGGAGAAGCCGAGCAAGCCTGGAGATGAC